The Gordonia sp. KTR9 genome contains a region encoding:
- a CDS encoding cysteine protease StiP family protein has product MHGIATTTPPLRGPEFGSYAAEEVTWLLKDLSDVALEGELRERERRIQSGQAHYAESLPIEYQPGREYQELFHATLRSSARRLAEAVGVVSELILAERHSAPTLVSLARAGTPVGILIRRWMLAVHGVDPRHYTISIVRGRGIDTVALDHIVERHPAESVVFIDGWTGKGAIQRELTAAVGEYARAGRPQLHDELAVLADPGSATTLFGTRDDFLIASACLNSTVSGLVSRTVLNADHIGPGEFHGAKFYRHLSDFDVSGVFLDTVSAEFDAVADRVRATVASMTPPTRRPDWSGWRSVERIQAEYGLSSINLVKPGVGETTRVLLRRVPWRILVRADDLPEHRHIRLLAAERDVPVEVSPDLAYSCVGLIKEDS; this is encoded by the coding sequence ATGCACGGGATCGCCACCACCACTCCACCGTTGCGCGGCCCGGAGTTCGGTTCGTATGCGGCCGAAGAGGTCACCTGGTTGCTCAAGGACCTGTCCGATGTGGCACTGGAAGGTGAACTGCGCGAACGGGAACGTCGCATCCAGTCCGGACAGGCGCACTATGCCGAGTCCCTGCCGATCGAGTATCAACCGGGCCGTGAATATCAGGAACTGTTCCACGCGACGCTGCGATCCTCGGCTCGGCGCCTCGCCGAAGCGGTCGGTGTCGTATCCGAACTCATCCTGGCCGAGCGCCACTCCGCACCGACACTGGTCTCACTGGCGCGCGCCGGAACGCCGGTCGGCATCCTGATCCGTCGGTGGATGCTCGCGGTCCACGGAGTCGACCCCCGCCACTACACGATCTCGATCGTGCGCGGTCGTGGGATCGACACCGTCGCACTCGATCACATCGTGGAACGCCACCCTGCCGAGTCGGTCGTCTTCATCGACGGCTGGACCGGGAAGGGTGCCATCCAGCGGGAGCTCACCGCAGCCGTCGGCGAGTACGCACGCGCCGGCCGTCCGCAGCTGCACGACGAACTGGCGGTACTGGCCGACCCGGGTTCGGCCACGACACTCTTCGGCACCCGGGACGACTTCCTCATCGCGTCGGCCTGCTTGAATTCCACTGTGTCCGGGCTGGTCTCACGTACCGTGCTGAACGCCGACCACATCGGTCCGGGAGAGTTCCACGGCGCCAAGTTCTACCGCCACCTGAGCGACTTCGATGTGTCGGGAGTGTTCCTGGACACCGTCAGTGCGGAGTTCGACGCGGTCGCCGACCGGGTCCGGGCGACGGTGGCCTCGATGACGCCGCCAACCCGCCGGCCGGACTGGTCCGGCTGGCGATCCGTGGAGCGCATCCAGGCCGAGTACGGCCTGTCGTCGATCAACCTGGTCAAACCCGGGGTCGGGGAAACCACCAGAGTGCTGTTGCGTCGCGTGCCGTGGCGCATCCTGGTGCGCGCCGACGACCTGCCGGAGCATCGCCACATCCGGTTGCTCGCCGCCGAACGAGATGTGCCCGTGGAGGTCTCGCCCGATCTCGCGTATTCGTGTGTCGGGCTGATCAAGGAGGACTCGTGA
- a CDS encoding response regulator yields the protein MRVPDSLRVLLVSPLGHVGAAPLSQALDDATVTVATGHDEFIRSIVNNVRFDVVVADLIWNGPTLEWTFDGLDIVDALDSHGRRAPVILASDGSAMDRDHLDEARLRDGVAGVIAKPDGYAVLTEFVNAVALGRRPPGMQRDVRHPTLYGLLTGQRGHTAGRLAGAIASGNASDNATLARAAKVSPNTANKMTSHYLGPIITELGEHDATLPMTQAAVYRWCGLHARYLISWCRRHGHSDVLGSMPA from the coding sequence GTGCGTGTGCCGGACAGTTTGAGAGTGTTGCTCGTTTCTCCGCTCGGGCATGTCGGTGCGGCACCCCTGTCACAGGCATTGGACGACGCGACCGTCACCGTGGCGACGGGGCATGACGAATTCATCCGCAGCATCGTGAACAACGTGCGTTTCGACGTCGTGGTGGCCGACCTGATCTGGAACGGGCCCACCCTGGAATGGACCTTCGACGGACTCGACATCGTCGACGCGCTGGATTCTCACGGACGCCGGGCGCCGGTGATTCTCGCGTCGGATGGATCGGCGATGGATCGCGACCATCTCGACGAAGCGCGGTTGCGGGACGGGGTCGCCGGCGTGATCGCGAAGCCCGACGGATACGCCGTCCTGACGGAATTCGTCAATGCGGTCGCGCTCGGCCGGCGGCCACCCGGCATGCAGCGCGACGTCCGGCATCCGACCTTGTACGGCCTGCTAACCGGTCAGCGCGGTCATACCGCTGGTCGTCTCGCCGGTGCGATCGCGTCTGGCAACGCGTCCGACAACGCGACGCTCGCACGTGCGGCGAAGGTGTCGCCGAACACGGCGAACAAGATGACGAGTCACTACCTGGGCCCGATCATCACGGAGCTGGGAGAACATGACGCCACCCTGCCGATGACGCAGGCGGCCGTCTACCGCTGGTGCGGCCTGCATGCGCGATACCTGATCAGCTGGTGCCGACGCCACGGGCACTCGGATGTCCTCGGATCGATGCCGGCGTGA